Part of the Egibacteraceae bacterium genome, CCCCGCCCTCACCCCCAGCGCCTTCCCTACTCCAACGCGAAGGGCCGTCAAAGACCTGCGAGCGGCCGGGCCTCGACGACCGCTGGAGCATTGAGCTGTGCCAGATCGCCGAGGCTCAGCGAAGGTCCGAGCGCCCGCGCCGTGCAGTCACTCTTGGCGCGCCGGTGGTTCGCCATCGGAGGCCTGCATCCGATAACCCATGCCGCGGACGGTCTCGATGAGGCGGTCACCGAGCTTTCGACGTAGGTAGCCAACGTAGACGTCAACGATGTTCGAGCCGGGGTCGAAGTCGTAGCCCCAGACATGGCTCAGCAGCTGTTCGCGGCTGAGCACTTGCCCCGGGTGGCGAAGGAACGTCTCGGCCAGCGCGAACTCGCGGGCGGTGAGCTCGACCGTCCCGGCCCCCACCGATGCGCGCCGGGTGCGCAGATCGAGCGCCACCGGTCCCGCTCGCAGGACCGTCGCCTCCTCGGCCGGGCCCCGCAGCCGCACTCGGACCCGCGCCAGCAACTCCTCGAAGCTGAAGGGCTTGGTCACGTAGTCGTCGGCCCCGCCCTCGAGGGCCGAGACGGTGTCCTGCACCGAGTCCCGCGCCGTGAGCACGATCACCGGTAGCCGCTCGCCACGGGCTCGCAGCCGCGCGAGGACGCCGAGCCCGTCGAGGCTCGGCAGCCCGAGGTCGAGGATGAGCAGGTCGAACTCGTCGTCTCGGGCGGCGGCAGCCGCAGCGGTGCCATCGGAGACCACAGAGGTCACGAACCCGTTGGCCTCGAACCCCTTCTGTAGGAACGACGCTATCCGGGGCTCGTCCTCTGCGATCAGGATGCGGGGCACGCCACCCATCGTGCCCGGTTGGACCGATCCAGCCGAAGCGGCGACGATACGGAGCTGATGGACGCCACGACCAGGCATCCGGTCTCGCCGGCCGCCACACCGTCGCCGGCGGCGACTGGGGCGGCGGTTCCGTCAGAGCGGCGTCCCCGGTTCGGGCTCCGCGGCCGGCTCGTCGCGTCGTTCGCGCTCCTGCTGCTCGTAGCGCTCGCAGCGTCGCTCGTCGCGGCGCGGGCGGTGCTCCTGAGCCGACTCGACAACCGGATCGATGCCGATCTCGACCAGGAGGTTGAGGAGCTGCGCCAGCTGGCGTCCGGAACGGACCCTCAGACCGGGCTCCCGCTCCGCGATGACGTGCGTCGGCTGTTCTCGCTGTACCTGGAGCGGAACGTCCCAGTGCGGAACGAGGCCCTCGTCACCTACGTCGACGGCCGGCCCTACCTGCGCAGCCGACCCGTGATGCCCTACCGGCTTGACCAGGACGAGGACCTGACCGGGCGGTGGGCCGACCTCGAGCAGAGCGAGCGGGGGGCGGTCTCCACCCCCGCCGGGCCCGTGAAGTACGTCGCGGTGCCGGTCCGGGTGGGTGACAACACCGCAGGCGTCTACGTGGCCGCCCGGTTCAAGGCTCTCGAGGAGGCCGAGGTCGATGAGGCGCTCCGGGCCTTGGCGTTCGTCGGCGTCGTCGCCCTCGTGGTCGCCAGCGCGCTCGCGGCCTGGATCGCGACCCGGATCCTCCGCCGGGTCAGCGAAGCCACCGAGGTCGCGCACCGGATCTCCGAGACCGACCTGAGCCAGCGGCTGCCGGCCGATGGCAGCGACGAGCTCGCCGTGCTGGCCACCACGCTCAACGGCATGCTCGGGCGCCTGCAGGAGGCATTCGAGAGCCAGCGACGGTTCATCGACGACGTAGGGCACGAGCTGAGGACGCCCCTCACGATCGTCCAAGGCCACCTCGAGCAGCTGGAAGACGACCCCCAGGAGCGGGAGGAGACCCTTCGGTTGGTGATGGACGAGCTGCACCGGATGGGGCGGCTGGTCGGCGAGCTCCTGGTCCTCGCCCGCGCCGAGAGACCGGACTTCCTCGACCTCGACCTCGTCGACCTGGCCGAGGTGACCGAGGAGCTGTGCGGCAAGGCGCCCGCGCTGGGCCGGCGGCGCTGGGAGGTCGACGGCCTCGCCCAAGGCCGCATCGTCGCCGACCGTCAGCGCGTCACCCAGGCGGTGATGCAGCTGGCAGAGAACGCCGTGCGCCAGACCGGCCCTGACGACGCCAT contains:
- a CDS encoding response regulator transcription factor, with translation MPRILIAEDEPRIASFLQKGFEANGFVTSVVSDGTAAAAAARDDEFDLLILDLGLPSLDGLGVLARLRARGERLPVIVLTARDSVQDTVSALEGGADDYVTKPFSFEELLARVRVRLRGPAEEATVLRAGPVALDLRTRRASVGAGTVELTAREFALAETFLRHPGQVLSREQLLSHVWGYDFDPGSNIVDVYVGYLRRKLGDRLIETVRGMGYRMQASDGEPPARQE
- a CDS encoding HAMP domain-containing sensor histidine kinase — translated: MDATTRHPVSPAATPSPAATGAAVPSERRPRFGLRGRLVASFALLLLVALAASLVAARAVLLSRLDNRIDADLDQEVEELRQLASGTDPQTGLPLRDDVRRLFSLYLERNVPVRNEALVTYVDGRPYLRSRPVMPYRLDQDEDLTGRWADLEQSERGAVSTPAGPVKYVAVPVRVGDNTAGVYVAARFKALEEAEVDEALRALAFVGVVALVVASALAAWIATRILRRVSEATEVAHRISETDLSQRLPADGSDELAVLATTLNGMLGRLQEAFESQRRFIDDVGHELRTPLTIVQGHLEQLEDDPQEREETLRLVMDELHRMGRLVGELLVLARAERPDFLDLDLVDLAEVTEELCGKAPALGRRRWEVDGLAQGRIVADRQRVTQAVMQLAENAVRQTGPDDAIAIGSALAGDVARIWVRDTGPGIPPEEQPHLFERFRTGGRSKGGSGLGLSIVRAIAEAHGGRVEVRSRVGAGATFTLALPTEGPTEGAA